From Pyrenophora tritici-repentis strain M4 chromosome 1, whole genome shotgun sequence, the proteins below share one genomic window:
- a CDS encoding SPS1, Serine-threonine protein kinase, translating to MAAPTSTNSPSAASKTAASPSASASTVSSVPSLHSASDANLVLPQAVNHSGASSVQAAAEALLKPKKPTMTSRLSSMMGIKPSPAPDRNGDVKAAVNGTATNGRTAPVRQTSVTKKEGPTPPYKRFWVNEDGTHEHHLKVAKRQEKLSDMFQNLMLGKKKGENAEDQPLSLMSNWVDVMRNEKEKLAEQKNAVNALPQTLVQKYGKCQEVVGRGAFGIVRVAHKQDPKDSKREQLYAVKEFKQRPGESAKRYQKRLTSEFCISSSMQHPNVITTLDLLQDEKGTYCEVMEYCSGGDLYTLVLAAGQLEVAEADCFFKQLMRGVEYMHEMGVAHRDLKPENLLLTTHGSIKITDFGNGECFRMAWEKEAHMTAGLCGSAPYIAPEEYVDKEFDPRAVDVWACGIIYMAMRTGRHLWRVAQKGEDEFFDRYLEDRKQEEGYRPIEVLRRRQCRNVIYSILDPIPARRLTAHQVLASEWVSEAKVCRAGNEGF from the exons ATGGCGGCTCCCACGAGCACCAACTCGCCCAGTGCCGCGTCCAAAACGGCTGCTTCGCCGTCGGCCTCGGCCTCGACCGTGTCGTCGGTCCCCTCGCTCCACTCTGCGTCTGATGCAAACCTCGTCCTTCCCCAGGCCGTCAACCACTCTGGCGCGAGCAGCGTGCAGGCGGCCGCCGAAGCGCTGCTCAAGCCCAAGAAGCCCACCATGACGTCGCGCCTCAGCAGTATGATGGGTATTAAACCCTCGCCAGCCCCGGACCGCAACGGCGACGTCAAGGCGGCTGTAAATGGCACTGCCACCAACGGCCGCACTGCGCCAGTGCGCCAGACGTCCGTCACCAAGAAGGAGGGCCCTACGCCGCCCTACAAGCGCTTCTGGGTCAACGAGGACGGCACCCACGAGCACCACCTCAAGGTGGCCAAGCGCCAGGAGAAGCTGTCCGACATGTTCCAGAATTTGATGCTGGGCAAGAAAAAGGGCGAAAATGCAGAGGACCAGCCCCTCAGTCTCATGTCCAACTGGGTCGACGTCATGCGCAACGAGAAGGAGAAGCTCGCAGAGCAGAAGAATGCAGTCAACGCCCTGCCCCAGACGCTGGTCCAGAAGTACGGCAAATGCCAAGAGGTCGTTGGCCGTGGAGCTTTCGGAATCGTCCGTGTCGCACACAAGCAAGACCCCAAGGACTCAAAACGAGAGCAGCTATACGCTGTCAAGGAATTCAAGCAAAGACCTGGCGAGTCTGCGAAGCGATACCAAAAACGCCTTACCTCCGAGTTCTGTATATCGTCCTCGATGCAGCATCCTAATGTAATCACCACGCTCGATCTCCTCCAGGACGAAAAGGGCACATACTGCGAGGTCATGGAATACTGTTCGGGCGGCGACCTGTATACTCTCGTGCTCGCTGCCGGCCAGCTTGAAGTGGCCGAGGCCGACTGCTTCTTCAAGCAGCTGATGCGCGGTGTCGAATACATGCACGAGATGGGTGTCGCACATCGGGATCTAAAGCCCGAGAACCTGCTCCTCACTACACACGGATCCATCAAGATTACCGATTTCGGCAACGGCGAGTGCTTCCGTATGGCCTGGGAGAAGGAGGCGCACATGACTGCTGGTCTCTGTGGTTCTGCCCCTTATATCGCGCCCGAGGAATATGTGGACAAAGAGTTCGACCCCCGCGCTGTAGACGTCTGGGCCTGCGGTATCATCTACATGGCCATGAGGACTGGCCGCCACTTATGGCGTGTCGCCCAAAAGGGTGAGGATGAGTTCTTCGATCGCTACCTCGAGGACCGGAAACAGGAAGAGGGGTATCGACCTATTGAAGTGTTGCGAAGA CGACAATGTCGTAATGTCATCTACTCAATTCTCGACCCCATACCTGCCCGCCGTCTGACAGCACACCAAGTACTCGCCTCTGAGTGGGTTTCGGAAGCCAAGGTTTGCCGCGCAGGCAACGAAGGCTTCTAG